The following coding sequences are from one Lolium rigidum isolate FL_2022 chromosome 6, APGP_CSIRO_Lrig_0.1, whole genome shotgun sequence window:
- the LOC124667131 gene encoding NAC domain-containing protein 2-like yields MTIELQARPSGMTMMTTPRTVAGLPAGFRFHPTDEELIVHYLRRRAASAPCPAAIIAEVDIYKLDPWDLPSRAVFGQPDGNEWYFFSPRERKYPNGVRPNRAAGSGYWKATGTDKPITAGSVPGGEMVGVKKALVFYQGRPPKGMKTNWIMHEYRLAAAVNTYQPPAKFKASSSMRLDDWVLCRIYRKPNQQLSPFYDPSPSPPSMDAGGHGHRHYQQQEEDSTSPSRMLPRAPSISDYLVDYPAVSELFDTMPAPPEPELSSGASRLFLSSINRGEDSTERKRQTPTEYINDDGGDMSSLRASKRLLSSDASMTTMNNTYSMFGPDQPSSQDRI; encoded by the exons ATGACAATCGAGTTGCAGGCTCGGCCGTCGGGGATGACAATGATGACGACACCGCGCACGGTGGCGGGGCTGCCGGCAGGGTTCCGGTTCCACCCGACGGACGAGGAGCTAATCGTGCACTACCTCCGGCGGCGCGCAGCTTCGGCGCCATGCCCTGCTGCCATCATCGCGGAGGTGGACATCTACAAGCTGGACCCCTGGGACCTCCCCTCGAGGGCGGTGTTCGGGCAGCCGGATGGCAACGAGTGGTACTTCTTCAGCCCCCGCGAGCGCAAGTACCCCAACGGCGTCCGCCCCAACCGCGCCGCCGGGTCTGGGTACTGGAAGGCCACCGGCACCGACAAGCCCATAACCGCCGGCAGCGTGCCGGGTGGTGAGATGGTCGGCGTGAAGAAGGCGCTGGTGTTCTACCAGGGCCGGCCGCCCAAGGGGATGAAGACCAACTGGATCATGCACGAGTACCGcctagccgccgccgtcaacACGTACCAGCCGCCCGCCAAATTCAAGGCCTCGTCCTCCATGAGG CTGGACGACTGGGTCCTGTGCAGGATCTACAGGAAGCCCAACCAGCAGCTGTCACCGTTCTACgacccgtcgccgtcgccgccgtccatGGACGCCGGCGGCCACGGCCACCGCCACTACCAGCAGCAAGaggaggactccacctccccctCTAGGATGTTGCCCAGGGCTCCGTCCATCTCTGACTACCTCGTCGACTACCCCGCTGTCTCCGAGCTCTTCGACACCATGCCGGCGCCACCAGAGCCCGAACTAAGCTCCGGCGCCAGCCGGCTCTTCCTCAGCAGCATCAACCGCGGCGAGGACAGCACGGAGCGGAAGAGGCAGACGCCGACGGAGTATATTAATGATGATGGGGGTGATATGTCATCGCTGCGTGCTTCCAAGAGGTTGTTGAGCAGCGATGCGTCCATGACGACGATGAACAACACCTACTCCATGTTTGGGCCTGATCAGCCTTCTTCCCAGGACAGGATATGA